In the genome of Halobacterium noricense, one region contains:
- a CDS encoding ABC transporter substrate-binding protein, whose translation MPHNSSGQSIASRRQVLSTLGATGAFGLAGCLGSSSSGSSTITIGAMGQKQHPVGRGVLNAAKLAAKQLNNNGGILDRDIEVITKDTKGDPGTTKSVYQELTGAQNVDATMGIFSSEALLSLMPQIADKQTIHMSTASKSPEVPRMVSDNYEKYKYVFRAGAVNSHFIGEHMLSYAEEQFSAMGWDRVALLAEDYAWTQPIYDILNENLDDIATVPVTKRVAKGTSDFTPIYDEVESNDVDGAFVIFGHIGATALTQWKDQQRDFGFGGMHAQAIFPPFYQSTSGAPESVFSHTPATPQSQITEKTVPWAEAYKSEYGNYGADSVYPTRDAFTMLQTAAEEAGSFETDPLISALESISTTGTQGQLEFYPNNHEFAHDVKYGEEYVKGVTMQWQDENMEVIWPGDTATSEYTSPSWL comes from the coding sequence ATGCCACACAATAGCAGTGGCCAGAGTATCGCAAGCCGTCGGCAAGTCCTTTCAACGCTCGGTGCCACAGGCGCATTCGGTCTCGCTGGCTGCCTCGGTAGCTCCAGTTCAGGATCGTCCACCATCACAATCGGTGCGATGGGGCAGAAGCAACATCCCGTCGGCCGAGGCGTTCTGAATGCCGCGAAACTCGCTGCCAAGCAGCTCAACAATAACGGCGGAATCCTCGACAGAGACATCGAGGTGATCACGAAAGACACGAAAGGCGACCCTGGAACGACGAAGTCAGTGTATCAAGAACTCACGGGGGCACAAAACGTTGATGCGACGATGGGGATCTTCTCAAGTGAGGCGCTGCTTTCACTCATGCCCCAAATCGCGGACAAACAGACCATCCACATGTCGACGGCATCAAAGTCGCCAGAAGTACCACGCATGGTGTCGGACAACTACGAGAAATACAAATACGTCTTCCGAGCGGGCGCAGTCAACTCCCACTTCATCGGCGAACACATGCTCTCATACGCGGAAGAGCAATTCTCCGCCATGGGATGGGACCGCGTCGCGTTACTTGCCGAGGACTACGCGTGGACCCAGCCAATCTACGACATCCTGAACGAGAACCTAGACGACATCGCAACAGTTCCCGTAACCAAACGCGTTGCAAAGGGAACGTCTGATTTCACTCCGATTTACGACGAAGTTGAATCGAACGACGTCGACGGTGCGTTCGTCATCTTCGGCCACATCGGTGCGACTGCCCTGACCCAATGGAAGGACCAGCAACGTGACTTCGGCTTCGGTGGCATGCACGCACAAGCGATCTTCCCACCGTTCTACCAATCAACGTCGGGTGCTCCAGAGTCCGTGTTCTCGCACACGCCCGCGACCCCGCAGAGCCAAATTACGGAAAAAACGGTTCCGTGGGCAGAAGCGTATAAATCCGAGTACGGCAATTACGGGGCTGATTCGGTCTATCCGACGCGAGACGCTTTCACGATGCTGCAGACCGCAGCCGAAGAGGCGGGCTCGTTCGAGACGGACCCTCTTATTTCAGCCCTCGAGTCAATTTCCACGACGGGTACGCAAGGTCAACTCGAGTTTTACCCGAACAACCACGAGTTCGCCCACGATGTCAAGTACGGCGAAGAGTACGTCAAGGGTGTGACGATGCAGTGGCAGGACGAGAACATGGAAGTAATCTGGCCAGGAGACACAGCAACGAGCGAGTACACTTCGCCCTCGTGGCTGTAA
- a CDS encoding branched-chain amino acid ABC transporter permease, with protein sequence MVNGISLVTNWLLLSALYALVAIGLTLLFGIAGMLNLGHGASIVIGAFSAYYVTNLGFSIWIGAAAAFVLPAVLNAVLYRGVVRKLETNSINQIILTLAITLLAHEIFYVLEGTVPKTIPSLVGGQTAILGQGVSKNRIAIFVLSWVIIGVVYYFVNHTRYGKAIKATGMTTKGASLSGINHEHINLVIWLIAGGLAGLAGLFLGSFQNVVYNMWESPLLLSFGIVILGGIGSVRGSIIAAYIIGFLEVFVITMVNTRLAGLASFAVLALVMLVRPEGLFGREFTEA encoded by the coding sequence ATGGTTAATGGAATCAGTCTCGTCACAAACTGGCTGCTGTTGAGCGCGCTGTACGCCCTCGTCGCGATCGGGTTGACACTCCTCTTTGGAATCGCGGGCATGCTCAACCTCGGCCACGGAGCATCGATCGTCATCGGCGCGTTTAGCGCCTACTACGTGACAAATTTGGGCTTCAGTATTTGGATTGGAGCCGCAGCCGCGTTCGTACTCCCAGCGGTACTGAATGCAGTTCTTTACCGTGGCGTCGTTCGAAAACTCGAGACGAACTCAATCAACCAGATCATCCTCACGCTGGCGATCACGCTGTTAGCTCACGAAATATTCTACGTCCTGGAGGGAACAGTTCCCAAAACGATCCCGTCACTCGTTGGTGGCCAGACGGCCATTCTTGGCCAAGGCGTCAGCAAGAACCGAATCGCAATCTTCGTGCTGTCGTGGGTCATTATAGGCGTGGTCTACTACTTCGTGAACCACACCAGATACGGGAAAGCAATCAAGGCAACCGGAATGACGACCAAGGGCGCCAGTCTCTCCGGCATCAATCACGAGCACATCAATCTCGTCATCTGGCTTATCGCAGGGGGGTTAGCTGGCCTCGCCGGGCTCTTCCTCGGATCCTTCCAGAACGTTGTGTACAACATGTGGGAGTCACCGCTCCTACTCTCGTTCGGGATTGTGATCCTCGGCGGAATCGGCTCGGTCCGTGGCAGCATCATCGCCGCGTACATCATCGGATTCCTCGAAGTATTCGTAATTACCATGGTAAACACACGTCTGGCGGGACTCGCGTCCTTCGCCGTGCTGGCGCTCGTCATGCTCGTTCGACCAGAGGGTCTGTTCGGCCGCGAATTCACGGAGGCATAA
- a CDS encoding branched-chain amino acid ABC transporter permease produces the protein MNAQNLLPANLARRHQVGLLAIVGILLAPAVLPQILVYKATAALFFAVFVMCWDAVSGYTGQISLGHALFYGVGAYTSGLLNVHLGLPVSLTIPAGVVVAALAGVLIGVPALRLEGPYLGLITLVAPLILVQIFVIFSDVTGGELGLLGLDTIVDGVIANYYIAVVIFLISLAIFIAVTRSDAGKVFTAIKTDSEVVDAVGINSRKFKLFSFVLSGTVGGLAGAFYVHTPVGTASPSQVISLMLSIEVVIATLVGGIGTITGAALGGFLYWFIRDALRSSSVVLPVLNTPISELDMVIFMLLAIGVLFYLPDGVLPRIVRWGARLDPFEVSNPQSNTSEDDDVNTND, from the coding sequence ATGAACGCACAAAACCTCCTCCCGGCGAACCTCGCACGACGTCACCAAGTCGGCCTACTTGCCATCGTCGGAATTCTTCTGGCTCCTGCTGTCCTTCCCCAGATTCTGGTATACAAAGCGACTGCCGCGTTGTTCTTCGCCGTATTCGTCATGTGTTGGGACGCAGTCTCGGGATACACCGGTCAGATCAGCCTCGGGCATGCACTCTTCTATGGTGTTGGCGCGTACACGTCCGGTCTACTGAACGTCCATCTCGGACTCCCGGTCTCCCTCACTATCCCCGCCGGGGTTGTTGTCGCAGCCCTCGCTGGCGTCCTTATTGGCGTTCCAGCGCTCCGACTCGAAGGGCCGTATCTGGGACTGATAACTCTGGTTGCACCGCTCATTCTGGTCCAGATCTTCGTGATCTTCAGTGACGTGACAGGCGGCGAGCTCGGCCTCCTCGGCCTTGACACCATCGTCGACGGCGTAATCGCTAATTACTACATCGCCGTCGTCATCTTCCTGATCTCCCTCGCCATCTTCATAGCCGTAACGCGCTCCGACGCCGGCAAAGTGTTCACGGCGATCAAGACGGACTCGGAGGTCGTCGACGCAGTCGGCATCAACAGTCGAAAGTTCAAACTGTTCTCATTCGTCTTGAGCGGCACTGTGGGCGGGCTCGCAGGCGCGTTCTACGTCCACACGCCGGTGGGTACCGCGTCGCCCAGCCAGGTGATCTCACTGATGTTGAGTATTGAAGTCGTTATTGCGACCCTCGTCGGGGGCATCGGAACCATCACCGGAGCTGCTCTCGGTGGTTTCCTCTACTGGTTCATCCGGGACGCGCTTCGGTCCTCGAGTGTCGTTCTGCCAGTGCTCAATACTCCCATAAGCGAGCTAGATATGGTGATATTCATGCTATTGGCGATTGGTGTCCTCTTCTACCTCCCCGACGGAGTCCTACCGAGAATCGTTCGGTGGGGGGCACGACTTGATCCATTCGAGGTGTCGAATCCACAATCCAATACAAGCGAGGATGATGACGTGAACACTAATGACTGA
- a CDS encoding ABC transporter ATP-binding protein, which translates to MTETESQYDPDDGVLVVDDMTKQFGGLLAVDSLSFSIQEEEIVGFIGPNGAGKSTTFSCVTGRYTPTSGHIWYQGEDVTETPLYQMVDKGVTLTFQDFRPLPDRNVVQNVALALVPNRIVSMASLRNEAYEQAVDICNRVGLGDDVHRFPDELPHAGLLRLEIARGLATDPTLFLVDEPFAGLTRSEVDEIAALLSSLRDDGLTLVVIDHNMRGLLSLVDRTVVIDSGAKLASGPPEAIRSNPDVQEAYLGGDIA; encoded by the coding sequence ATGACTGAGACTGAATCCCAGTACGACCCGGACGACGGCGTGCTCGTCGTCGACGATATGACCAAACAGTTCGGTGGACTCTTGGCAGTCGATTCCCTCTCCTTCTCGATTCAGGAGGAGGAGATTGTCGGCTTCATCGGCCCGAACGGTGCCGGGAAGTCGACAACGTTCAGTTGTGTCACTGGCCGATATACCCCGACGAGTGGCCACATCTGGTATCAGGGCGAAGACGTCACTGAGACTCCGCTCTACCAGATGGTCGACAAGGGCGTCACGTTGACCTTCCAGGACTTCCGGCCGCTCCCGGACCGAAACGTCGTCCAGAACGTCGCACTCGCGTTAGTACCGAACCGCATCGTATCTATGGCGAGTCTACGGAATGAGGCGTACGAGCAGGCTGTCGACATCTGTAATCGTGTTGGTCTCGGAGACGACGTCCATCGCTTCCCAGACGAACTCCCTCACGCTGGGTTACTCCGCCTCGAAATTGCTCGTGGGCTCGCTACCGACCCGACGTTATTCCTCGTCGACGAGCCGTTTGCGGGTCTTACCAGATCGGAGGTCGACGAAATCGCGGCGCTACTCAGTTCGCTCAGAGACGACGGCCTGACGCTCGTCGTCATCGACCACAACATGCGCGGACTACTTTCCCTCGTCGACCGGACGGTCGTGATCGACTCAGGGGCGAAACTCGCGTCAGGCCCACCCGAGGCGATCCGGTCGAACCCTGACGTTCAGGAAGCCTATCTGGGCGGTGATATCGCATGA
- a CDS encoding ABC transporter ATP-binding protein translates to MTDAPLLSVSDLEVYYGKVTAIDDISFDVADDTLVSVIGPNGAGKTSLSEAITGYKSYEGSIRFRGQEIREFAPSTLVARGMAYCTENRDLYGHLSVDDNLELGAFAQTNVAIDERREFVFDLFPQLADRRDQMARTMSGGEQQMLAIGRTLMADPDFLILDEATLGLAPVILDAISEGLEQIRDEDVTILLCEQNVTFALQHADRILLLENGTIQWDGTGDELEDNEEIQEAYLGR, encoded by the coding sequence ATGACCGATGCCCCACTCCTCAGCGTCAGCGACCTCGAAGTCTATTACGGAAAAGTGACCGCCATCGACGACATTAGTTTCGACGTCGCGGACGACACGCTCGTGAGTGTCATCGGGCCGAATGGCGCCGGCAAGACGTCGCTGTCTGAGGCCATCACCGGGTACAAATCCTACGAGGGGTCGATTCGATTCCGCGGCCAGGAAATTCGCGAGTTCGCTCCCAGCACACTCGTCGCTCGGGGAATGGCGTACTGTACCGAGAACCGCGACCTCTACGGTCATCTGAGCGTCGACGACAACCTCGAACTGGGGGCGTTCGCCCAGACGAACGTTGCTATCGACGAGCGGCGCGAGTTCGTCTTCGACCTGTTTCCGCAACTCGCCGACCGCCGCGACCAGATGGCGCGCACGATGAGTGGCGGGGAACAGCAGATGCTCGCAATCGGACGCACGCTCATGGCTGATCCGGACTTCCTCATCCTCGACGAGGCAACGCTGGGACTCGCACCCGTCATTCTCGATGCCATCAGTGAGGGCCTTGAACAAATCCGCGACGAGGATGTGACGATCCTCCTGTGTGAGCAGAACGTGACGTTCGCATTGCAACACGCCGACAGAATCCTCCTACTTGAGAACGGTACAATTCAGTGGGACGGGACGGGAGACGAACTCGAAGACAACGAGGAAATTCAGGAAGCGTACCTCGGCAGGTAA
- a CDS encoding amidohydrolase family protein, which produces MATIIDTHVHPANDLFVEQGGESLQHALDYFGKDFSPEPIEETGEKLRAAGVDTAILFALDSESNTGTPAIPNDWVAEVKDDYDLFRGFASVDPHKGESARQEAVRAIEDLDLDGFKFQQAVQGFSPSDRQYDELWATLEDLGKPVLFHGGHTGIGAGSPGGDGLMLKHTRPLHIDEVAARYPDLDIIIAHPAWPYHQEQLSIVTHKSNVYMDLSGWRPKYIPDEVIHYAKSRISDKVLFGSDYPMVTPDVWLSDFEEMDFDDETREKILHENAERLFDL; this is translated from the coding sequence ATGGCAACGATTATCGATACGCACGTCCATCCAGCGAACGACCTATTCGTCGAGCAGGGCGGAGAATCGCTTCAACATGCCTTGGACTACTTCGGGAAAGACTTCTCGCCGGAGCCAATCGAAGAAACTGGCGAGAAATTACGTGCTGCGGGCGTTGACACTGCCATACTGTTCGCGCTCGACAGTGAATCAAATACTGGCACCCCAGCAATTCCGAACGACTGGGTTGCTGAAGTCAAAGATGACTATGACCTGTTCCGCGGCTTCGCGAGCGTTGACCCTCACAAGGGGGAATCGGCGAGACAGGAGGCTGTAAGAGCTATTGAAGACCTCGATCTGGATGGTTTCAAATTCCAGCAGGCAGTGCAAGGCTTCTCGCCCAGTGACCGACAGTACGACGAGCTCTGGGCGACCCTCGAAGACCTCGGAAAGCCGGTCCTATTCCACGGCGGCCACACAGGTATTGGCGCCGGCAGCCCCGGTGGAGACGGCCTCATGCTCAAGCACACGCGCCCACTCCATATCGACGAGGTTGCCGCCCGATACCCCGACCTCGACATCATCATCGCGCACCCCGCGTGGCCCTACCACCAGGAACAACTCTCCATCGTGACACACAAGAGTAACGTTTACATGGATCTCTCAGGATGGCGGCCAAAGTACATCCCCGACGAAGTCATTCACTACGCGAAGTCCCGCATCTCCGATAAGGTCCTCTTCGGGTCGGACTACCCGATGGTCACGCCGGATGTCTGGCTGTCCGATTTCGAAGAAATGGACTTCGACGACGAAACCCGGGAGAAAATCCTTCATGAGAACGCTGAACGTCTCTTCGACCTGTAA
- a CDS encoding 3-hydroxyacyl-CoA dehydrogenase/enoyl-CoA hydratase family protein produces the protein MTVSQLDISAVTVLGAGSMGHGIAEVASIAGYDVVLRDVKEEYVQDGYEQLEWSVEKLAEKGQVEEDAGTILNRIETTTDLDDAVADADIVIEAAPENLDLKQDIFSNIEAATDENTIIATNTSSLRVSDIASETERPARCCGLHFFNPPVKMDLVEVVSGEATAESVAEAAYEFAESLDKTPIRVQKDVPEFVVNNVLTPFMEEAGWMLDDGSASIEGVDAAMVYERGYPMGPCELNDFGGLDVLVHTREQWKNPIPESVHQRFEAEELGRKTGQGFYDYEDGDGVSYVPEDAEGVDTLRIEARMVNAAARLVGESVASPEAIDIGMRLGGRFPEGTCRTGDKVGLDRVLEKLESLHDETGADRYEPADYLVELVENGQTGEEAGEGFYDYTGDGPYFYVNHELDDRGVLHVTLDRQERLNAFNDDMFAEVETLLTSVDTDEVQCVVFAGAGDTFSAGADVSAFPTMEPAEMMDVDESMVAVAEFDRPTIAKIDGHCLGAGLELSLACDFRIATEDSTLGAPEIDLGLIPGGGGTQRLVRLVGEPLAKELILRGKHIPASKADDWNLVHQAVASDDLDEAVGSYISDMVQGPPIALKVAKDVINTGRDVDLESGLKLEKQGFSTLMTTDDMVEGVTAFREDRDPHFEGR, from the coding sequence ATGACGGTTAGTCAATTGGATATCTCAGCGGTCACGGTATTGGGTGCAGGTAGCATGGGGCACGGGATTGCGGAAGTCGCCTCAATCGCCGGCTACGATGTCGTCCTTCGCGACGTCAAGGAAGAATACGTCCAAGACGGTTACGAGCAACTTGAATGGAGCGTCGAAAAACTCGCCGAGAAGGGGCAGGTCGAGGAAGACGCGGGAACGATTCTCAACCGGATCGAGACCACGACGGATCTCGACGACGCCGTCGCTGACGCTGACATCGTTATTGAGGCGGCCCCTGAGAACCTCGACCTGAAACAGGATATTTTCAGTAACATCGAAGCTGCGACGGATGAGAATACTATTATCGCGACAAATACTTCGAGTCTCCGCGTTTCCGACATCGCCAGTGAGACGGAACGGCCTGCTCGTTGTTGCGGACTCCACTTCTTCAATCCACCCGTAAAGATGGATCTTGTTGAGGTCGTCTCTGGTGAAGCGACCGCCGAATCGGTTGCAGAGGCAGCGTACGAGTTCGCCGAGTCACTCGATAAGACGCCGATTCGTGTCCAAAAGGACGTTCCGGAGTTCGTTGTCAACAACGTCCTCACGCCGTTTATGGAGGAAGCCGGCTGGATGCTCGACGATGGTTCCGCGTCTATTGAGGGCGTTGATGCGGCGATGGTGTACGAACGAGGCTACCCGATGGGGCCCTGCGAGCTCAACGACTTTGGTGGGTTGGACGTGCTCGTCCATACGCGCGAACAGTGGAAAAATCCGATTCCCGAGTCGGTTCACCAGCGGTTCGAGGCCGAGGAACTCGGCCGCAAAACCGGGCAGGGGTTTTACGACTACGAAGACGGCGACGGTGTTTCCTACGTCCCCGAAGACGCGGAGGGCGTCGACACGCTCCGCATCGAGGCACGGATGGTGAACGCCGCTGCTCGGCTCGTCGGAGAGAGTGTCGCCTCTCCGGAAGCGATCGACATCGGGATGCGTCTCGGTGGCCGCTTCCCGGAAGGGACGTGCCGAACCGGCGACAAAGTCGGTCTGGATCGCGTGCTTGAGAAACTCGAATCGTTGCACGACGAGACCGGAGCTGACCGATACGAGCCCGCAGACTATCTCGTGGAGCTCGTCGAGAACGGTCAGACCGGCGAAGAGGCAGGGGAAGGATTCTACGACTACACCGGCGATGGGCCGTACTTCTACGTGAACCACGAACTCGACGACAGGGGCGTCCTCCACGTCACGCTCGACCGTCAGGAACGGCTCAACGCGTTCAACGACGACATGTTCGCGGAAGTGGAAACCCTGCTGACGTCAGTCGATACGGACGAGGTTCAATGTGTGGTCTTCGCGGGCGCTGGGGACACATTCAGCGCCGGGGCCGACGTTTCGGCGTTCCCGACGATGGAACCGGCCGAGATGATGGATGTTGATGAATCTATGGTCGCAGTAGCGGAATTCGACCGGCCGACAATCGCGAAAATAGACGGGCACTGCCTCGGTGCTGGACTGGAACTCTCCCTAGCCTGTGACTTCCGTATTGCGACAGAAGACTCCACTCTCGGCGCACCTGAGATCGACTTAGGGTTGATCCCAGGTGGCGGCGGTACACAACGGCTCGTTCGGTTAGTCGGTGAACCGCTTGCAAAAGAACTCATTCTTCGAGGCAAGCATATTCCGGCATCGAAAGCGGACGACTGGAACCTCGTCCACCAGGCCGTTGCAAGTGATGACCTTGACGAAGCCGTCGGGTCATACATCTCCGACATGGTTCAGGGGCCGCCGATTGCGCTCAAAGTTGCCAAGGACGTCATCAACACTGGCCGTGATGTCGACCTTGAATCCGGTCTCAAACTCGAGAAACAGGGCTTCAGCACTCTCATGACCACCGACGACATGGTCGAGGGCGTCACTGCGTTCCGTGAAGACCGCGACCCCCACTTCGAAGGACGGTGA
- a CDS encoding long-chain fatty acid--CoA ligase, whose amino-acid sequence MDYDLTLTKTLQRAVTQFPHKEIATKLPDGSYHRYTYADAYDRICQLAHALDEFGLDQGNRVSVMAANHYRHYELYYGPSCSGRSIHMTNHRLPRSHLVKIINEAEDRLLFVDPAFLDTAESIAPDLDTVEEFVVLDDEVPETSLEPVTDYESFISGYQTDYDWPDLDEETECGICYTSGTTGLPKGATYSHRGLYLLSMNYGAKDTFGICESDVILPVVPMFHVNGWCLPYSGTFYGSSFVLPGQHTELGDVEGMIRAESVTVAAAVPTIWTDMANYLDETPDADISSLDRILTGGSSPPPAIMRRFEQEFDAPIIQGYGMTEASPHLVNTLVTTEVQELPEEEQYDLKTKPGMPVPGVELRLRDEGGELVPHDGEAKGEIQARGPWIIEEYYKRPDATKSSFTDDGWFKTGDIGTIGEYGYLDVVDRVDDIIKSGGEWISSVELENEIIAHDTVAEASVVGVDHERWQERPVAYVVTTDDLNETALRKYLLETFPKWWLPDLFVFTDELPRTSTGKYDKQAIRSSFKQEFGSLPTEENDAN is encoded by the coding sequence ATGGACTACGACCTCACCCTCACGAAAACACTGCAGCGGGCCGTTACCCAGTTCCCACACAAGGAAATCGCCACTAAACTACCCGACGGAAGCTACCATCGATACACGTACGCGGACGCGTACGACCGGATCTGCCAGTTGGCGCACGCACTCGACGAATTCGGCCTTGATCAAGGGAACCGTGTGTCGGTCATGGCAGCCAATCACTACCGCCACTACGAGCTCTACTACGGCCCGTCCTGCAGCGGCCGTAGCATCCACATGACGAACCACCGACTTCCACGGTCGCACCTCGTGAAAATCATCAACGAGGCCGAGGACCGACTGCTCTTCGTCGACCCGGCATTTCTGGACACGGCTGAGTCTATTGCACCGGACCTGGATACTGTCGAAGAATTCGTCGTGCTGGACGACGAGGTACCTGAAACGTCCCTTGAGCCCGTCACCGACTATGAGTCGTTCATCTCAGGATATCAGACCGACTACGACTGGCCGGACCTTGACGAGGAGACTGAATGTGGGATTTGCTATACGTCAGGGACAACGGGCCTCCCGAAGGGTGCGACCTACTCCCATCGTGGCCTCTATCTCCTGAGCATGAATTACGGCGCAAAAGATACATTCGGGATTTGCGAATCAGACGTCATCTTGCCCGTCGTGCCGATGTTTCATGTCAACGGCTGGTGCCTTCCGTATAGCGGCACGTTCTACGGGTCCTCATTTGTCCTGCCTGGCCAGCACACCGAACTTGGGGACGTTGAGGGGATGATTCGGGCAGAATCAGTGACTGTCGCGGCGGCCGTCCCGACAATCTGGACGGACATGGCGAACTATCTCGACGAGACACCTGATGCCGATATTAGTTCGCTCGACCGTATTCTGACCGGCGGTAGCTCGCCGCCCCCAGCAATCATGCGGCGGTTCGAACAGGAATTCGATGCGCCGATCATTCAGGGCTATGGGATGACCGAAGCATCCCCGCATCTGGTGAACACGCTCGTCACGACGGAAGTTCAGGAGCTTCCCGAAGAAGAACAGTACGATCTCAAGACCAAGCCCGGGATGCCGGTTCCGGGAGTCGAACTCCGGCTTCGAGACGAAGGCGGTGAACTAGTACCGCACGACGGTGAGGCTAAGGGAGAAATCCAGGCGAGAGGCCCCTGGATAATCGAGGAATACTACAAACGCCCTGACGCTACGAAGAGTTCCTTTACCGATGATGGTTGGTTCAAGACTGGTGACATCGGGACCATCGGTGAGTATGGATACCTCGACGTTGTCGACCGCGTCGACGACATTATTAAAAGCGGTGGCGAGTGGATCTCCTCAGTAGAGCTTGAGAACGAAATCATCGCCCACGACACCGTAGCGGAAGCCTCCGTCGTTGGTGTCGACCACGAGCGATGGCAGGAGCGGCCGGTTGCCTATGTAGTCACGACCGACGACCTCAATGAAACCGCACTCCGCAAATATTTACTGGAGACATTCCCGAAATGGTGGCTTCCAGACCTTTTCGTGTTCACTGACGAACTCCCCCGGACGAGCACGGGGAAGTACGACAAGCAGGCAATCCGCTCCTCGTTTAAACAGGAGTTCGGATCACTACCCACGGAAGAGAACGACGCCAACTAA
- a CDS encoding maleate cis-trans isomerase family protein, translating into MTDNFRIGMIVPSSNVTMETEVPAMLDNRPEIYEESFTFHSSRMRMQSVTAEELERMDEQSEKCATLLSDARCDVIAYACLIGIMAQGPGYHEESEAKLHQKTVENGGGAPVVTSAGALVRSLERLEAEKVVLIAPYMEELVETMIEYFEETGVDVIDYEALECPDNLEVAQLDQRNLLSIAEDLDTADADALVLSSCVQMPSLASIQAAEDKFGLPVFSAATATTYEILDHLNLSTQVPGAGRVLGGNNLE; encoded by the coding sequence ATGACAGACAACTTCCGGATTGGGATGATCGTCCCAAGCTCGAACGTCACGATGGAGACAGAAGTTCCTGCGATGTTAGACAATCGCCCCGAGATCTACGAGGAGAGCTTCACCTTCCATTCTAGCCGGATGCGGATGCAGAGTGTAACTGCGGAGGAGTTAGAGCGAATGGACGAACAGTCCGAAAAATGTGCGACACTGCTTTCGGACGCTCGTTGCGACGTAATCGCGTACGCCTGCCTGATCGGGATTATGGCTCAGGGCCCAGGATACCACGAAGAGAGCGAGGCCAAACTCCACCAGAAAACCGTCGAAAATGGTGGGGGTGCACCCGTTGTGACCAGTGCTGGCGCGCTCGTGCGGTCGCTTGAACGGTTGGAGGCTGAGAAGGTGGTACTGATCGCTCCGTATATGGAGGAACTCGTGGAGACGATGATCGAGTACTTCGAGGAAACTGGTGTCGACGTCATCGATTATGAGGCACTCGAATGTCCGGACAATCTCGAGGTTGCGCAGCTCGATCAACGGAATCTACTCTCTATTGCGGAGGACCTAGATACGGCGGATGCTGATGCACTCGTTCTCTCATCCTGTGTTCAGATGCCGTCCCTAGCGTCGATTCAGGCCGCAGAAGACAAGTTCGGCCTGCCAGTGTTCTCTGCTGCGACTGCAACGACGTACGAAATACTGGACCATCTCAATCTTAGCACACAGGTCCCTGGTGCAGGCCGAGTGCTCGGTGGCAACAACCTAGAATAA